One part of the Desulfonema ishimotonii genome encodes these proteins:
- a CDS encoding oxidoreductase, with protein MALQQGKKQDLSDLFTPFRVGPCRLKNRLVALPVHTGYALSGGGVSDMLLDHYARLGRCGAAMVVVANVAVSEDGITSLHNLRADHDDFIPGLARLAQAIRQGGAVTCLQLNHAGRYARTERPLLPSPIDSAHLTFDIASFRELINFFPFENRFRMTRKTVRRILSWRQGMSGADKDRIIRQFGQAAARAAEAGFDMVELHGATGYLLTQFLSPYTHKTPDGEPLSFEARIAFPLAVVREVRRRLPPGFPVGFRLLLREWVPEGIDLSEALKWAKILETEGIAWLSATSGTYGSMFSPKVRKITARSAYLREDTAALTRAVNVPAVISGRILTPVLGARLIREKAADLIGLGRPLVADIRWIEKARSGRKVRTCINCYGCLRAVASEQGLYCRRWPVWASERVELEQRLLDRHPGKMLCVISGPDDAARLTQALPVFIAPRNGFSLTLLFLKSGAERPCLSDTESHFVRRTETIWGDRLTCDIGRIEKRSDQTIGAAVESGGFGTIFMVRKPGASWQKRFIYRQQGRIIGLIGDDTRLRNMLVSLDLSVTSLLVMRYLSRFRDNAADVTPHYAHILTGPAEMARHRWEKMKKITKWDDRLPLTLVPSSGDVAADILKVVRDGGYGTLVMGKRGFTGLKRWLMGSVSAKVMQGLEHQTLFVVD; from the coding sequence ATGGCTTTACAACAGGGCAAAAAACAAGATCTTTCCGACCTGTTCACGCCGTTTCGCGTCGGTCCCTGTCGCCTGAAAAACCGCTTGGTCGCCCTGCCGGTTCATACCGGATACGCCCTGTCCGGCGGCGGGGTCAGCGATATGCTGCTTGACCATTATGCCCGTCTGGGCCGGTGCGGAGCCGCGATGGTTGTTGTGGCCAACGTTGCGGTTTCAGAGGACGGCATCACCTCTTTGCATAACCTGAGAGCGGATCACGATGATTTCATTCCCGGTCTGGCCCGTCTGGCGCAGGCCATCAGACAGGGCGGGGCCGTGACCTGCCTTCAGCTCAACCATGCAGGGCGGTATGCCCGGACAGAGCGACCGCTTCTGCCATCGCCCATTGACAGCGCTCACCTGACCTTTGATATCGCCTCGTTCAGAGAACTGATCAACTTTTTCCCCTTTGAAAACCGCTTCCGCATGACCCGGAAAACCGTGCGCCGGATTCTCTCATGGCGTCAGGGAATGAGCGGAGCGGACAAAGACCGTATCATCCGGCAGTTCGGACAGGCTGCGGCGCGGGCGGCCGAGGCCGGATTTGATATGGTGGAACTGCACGGCGCAACCGGCTACCTTCTGACCCAGTTTCTCTCTCCCTACACCCATAAGACCCCGGATGGGGAACCGCTTTCCTTTGAGGCGCGGATTGCCTTTCCGCTGGCGGTCGTCAGGGAAGTCCGGCGGCGGCTTCCGCCCGGATTTCCCGTGGGGTTCCGGCTTCTTCTCCGGGAATGGGTGCCGGAGGGCATCGACCTTTCCGAAGCGCTGAAATGGGCAAAGATCCTTGAAACAGAAGGAATTGCATGGCTGTCCGCCACATCCGGCACTTACGGCTCGATGTTTTCGCCGAAGGTCCGTAAAATAACGGCCCGGAGCGCATATCTCCGGGAGGATACGGCGGCACTGACACGGGCCGTCAATGTGCCCGCCGTCATATCGGGCCGGATTCTGACGCCCGTCCTGGGCGCCCGCCTGATCCGGGAAAAGGCGGCGGATCTGATCGGGCTGGGCCGTCCGCTTGTGGCGGATATCAGATGGATTGAAAAAGCCCGTTCGGGCCGGAAGGTGCGCACCTGTATCAATTGTTACGGATGTCTCCGGGCGGTTGCATCGGAGCAGGGGCTTTATTGCAGGCGCTGGCCTGTCTGGGCCAGCGAACGGGTTGAACTGGAACAGCGGCTGCTGGACCGTCATCCCGGAAAGATGCTGTGCGTTATTTCCGGCCCGGATGACGCGGCGCGGCTCACACAGGCGCTGCCCGTCTTTATCGCCCCCCGGAACGGCTTTTCGCTGACGTTGCTCTTCCTGAAATCCGGGGCGGAGCGGCCTTGCCTGAGCGACACTGAATCCCATTTTGTCCGCCGGACAGAGACCATCTGGGGCGACCGGCTGACCTGTGACATCGGCAGGATTGAAAAGCGCAGCGATCAGACCATTGGCGCGGCAGTTGAATCCGGCGGGTTCGGCACCATCTTCATGGTCAGAAAGCCCGGAGCGTCCTGGCAAAAGCGCTTCATCTACCGGCAGCAGGGCCGGATCATCGGACTGATCGGCGACGACACCCGTCTGCGCAACATGCTGGTCAGCCTCGATCTCTCCGTTACCTCGCTTCTGGTGATGCGGTATCTTTCCCGCTTCCGTGACAATGCCGCTGATGTCACCCCGCACTATGCCCACATCCTGACCGGTCCGGCGGAAATGGCGCGTCACAGATGGGAAAAGATGAAAAAAATCACCAAATGGGATGACCGGCTGCCGCTGACCCTGGTGCCCTCATCCGGCGATGTGGCCGCCGATATTCTGAAAGTGGTCCGGGACGGCGGCTATGGCACACTTGTCATGGGGAAACGGGGCTTTACCGGGCTTAAACGCTGGCTCATGGGCAGTGTTTCCGCCAAAGTGATGCAGGGGCTGGAACATCAGACCCTGTTTGTGGTGGATTGA
- a CDS encoding transposase, with translation MNNVAIDALPGHAKSYEVDLATAHLANYKKIKDLLIFDRNYPSYFFLAFLIHSGISFLGRCSRSSFKEAREMFGRQMIQSRTVTLKPHHTKRKQIGKAGLPMKIRVRFVSVLLETGEVGVLVTSLCDEKLWPTEIFKELYNTRWGVETFYGTLKERLNLENFTGKTVESVRQDFYSTVFISGIESVLTGEARKKLSDKDDKNEYHQLVNKAVSFNTIKNHVTDLFFGESDTEILLEKLTRLFMTNPVCERKNRKFPRKRRPRASLNYHKRFKKIVF, from the coding sequence TTGAATAATGTTGCGATTGATGCGCTGCCGGGTCATGCCAAATCATATGAAGTGGATTTGGCAACGGCACATTTGGCAAATTATAAAAAAATCAAAGATCTGCTTATTTTCGATAGGAATTATCCCTCATATTTTTTTCTGGCTTTTCTGATTCATTCCGGAATCAGTTTTTTGGGACGTTGTTCCCGAAGTTCTTTCAAAGAAGCCCGTGAGATGTTCGGCAGGCAAATGATTCAAAGCCGGACAGTGACATTGAAACCGCATCATACAAAAAGAAAACAGATCGGAAAAGCAGGACTTCCCATGAAAATCAGAGTGCGCTTTGTCAGTGTGTTGCTTGAAACCGGAGAGGTCGGGGTTCTTGTCACCTCCCTTTGCGATGAAAAACTCTGGCCCACGGAAATTTTCAAAGAACTTTACAATACCAGATGGGGAGTGGAAACATTTTACGGCACACTGAAAGAACGTCTTAATTTGGAAAATTTCACCGGTAAGACCGTTGAAAGTGTCAGGCAGGATTTTTATTCAACTGTTTTTATCAGCGGGATCGAATCCGTTCTGACCGGGGAAGCTCGGAAAAAACTTTCGGATAAAGATGACAAAAACGAATATCATCAGCTGGTTAACAAAGCTGTTTCATTCAATACGATAAAAAATCATGTCACAGATTTGTTTTTCGGAGAATCGGACACTGAAATCCTTTTGGAAAAACTTACGAGATTATTTATGACAAATCCCGTATGTGAAAGAAAGAACCGCAAATTCCCCAGAAAAAGACGACCAAGGGCCAGTCTGAACTATCATAAACGGTTTAAAAAAATAGTTTTCTGA
- a CDS encoding flavodoxin family protein, with protein MKVVAFNGSPRKDGNTSHMIRHVLEALEKQEIETEMVQLGGKKIRGCMACYKCFESKDKRCAVDKDILNDCIEKMLDADGIILGSPTYFANMSTELKALIDRAGIVAKANEDMFRRKVGAAVVAVRRAGSVHTFDSINHFFTIGQMIIPGSSYWNMGIGMDKGDVEKDDEGVQTMKTLGENMAWLLKKIAA; from the coding sequence ATGAAGGTCGTCGCATTTAACGGAAGTCCCCGGAAAGACGGGAATACATCCCACATGATCCGGCATGTATTGGAAGCGCTTGAAAAACAGGAAATTGAGACCGAGATGGTCCAGCTCGGCGGCAAAAAAATCCGGGGCTGCATGGCCTGTTACAAATGTTTTGAAAGCAAGGACAAACGCTGCGCCGTGGACAAGGATATCTTAAACGACTGCATTGAAAAGATGCTGGACGCTGACGGCATCATTCTGGGGTCGCCCACCTATTTTGCCAACATGAGTACGGAACTCAAGGCGCTTATCGACCGGGCCGGAATAGTCGCCAAAGCCAATGAGGATATGTTCAGACGCAAAGTCGGTGCGGCAGTGGTGGCGGTCCGCCGGGCCGGGTCGGTTCACACCTTTGATTCCATCAACCATTTTTTCACCATCGGCCAGATGATCATTCCCGGCTCCAGCTACTGGAATATGGGCATCGGGATGGACAAAGGCGATGTGGAAAAAGATGATGAAGGGGTTCAGACCATGAAAACCCTGGGAGAAAACATGGCGTGGCTGCTGAAAAAGATTGCCGCGTAA
- a CDS encoding nitroreductase family protein codes for MTEKKKMEPVTRDTLSVIHSRKSVRHFTDRPVTRQQLETLLRAGMAAPSAVSKQPWAFVAITERQILERTGKPSALRQNHRRPLSSAVT; via the coding sequence ATGACGGAGAAGAAAAAGATGGAGCCTGTCACCAGAGACACCCTGAGCGTGATTCACAGCCGGAAGAGCGTTCGCCACTTTACCGACCGGCCGGTGACCCGGCAACAGCTTGAAACCCTTTTGCGGGCGGGCATGGCCGCGCCGAGTGCGGTCAGTAAACAGCCCTGGGCCTTTGTGGCGATCACGGAGCGGCAGATTCTGGAGCGAACTGGGAAACCGTCTGCCCTACGCCAAAATCACAGGCGGCCATTATCGTCTGCGGTGACATGA
- a CDS encoding M48 family metallopeptidase: protein MNVIAVIILLAILLSFILDLVADILNLGMLRNDLPEGFEDVYDAARYRQSQEYLRVNTRFGWMTGVFDLTVTLIFWFGGGFPLVDGWMRSLGYGPVITGLFYMGFLLLFKSLLGLPFGIYSTFGIEERFGFNKTTWQTFVTDILKGVLLSILLGAPLLAAVLAFFEYAGGNAWWYCWIAVTLFTLALQFIAPTWIMPLFNKFIPLEEGDLKRAIMDYARSVQFPLTHLFVMDGSKRSGKSNAFFTGFGRNKRIALFDTLIEQHTVPELVAVLAHEIGHYKKRHIIQRMVISIVHTGVVFYLLSFFISYQGLFDAFYMSQPSVYAGLIFFGMLFSPIDFFLGLVLQMLSRKNEYEADRFAVETTGDARPLAEALKKLAANNLSNLVPHPFYAFLHYSHPPLRERIGAMQAFHRKIAGQ from the coding sequence ATGAACGTCATTGCAGTGATCATCCTTCTGGCCATCCTTCTCAGCTTCATCCTCGACCTTGTCGCCGATATTCTCAACCTCGGAATGCTCCGAAACGATCTGCCGGAGGGGTTTGAGGATGTGTATGATGCCGCCCGTTACCGGCAGTCCCAGGAATATCTGCGGGTCAACACCCGCTTCGGATGGATGACCGGCGTCTTTGATCTGACCGTGACGCTGATATTCTGGTTCGGAGGCGGGTTTCCCCTGGTGGACGGATGGATGCGGTCCCTGGGATACGGCCCGGTCATTACCGGCCTGTTTTACATGGGATTTCTGCTTCTGTTCAAATCCCTTCTGGGCCTGCCGTTCGGCATTTACTCGACCTTTGGGATTGAGGAGCGCTTCGGATTTAATAAGACCACATGGCAGACCTTTGTGACCGATATTCTCAAAGGCGTTCTGCTTTCGATTCTGCTGGGCGCTCCGCTTCTGGCGGCGGTGCTGGCATTTTTCGAGTATGCCGGGGGCAACGCCTGGTGGTATTGCTGGATTGCCGTCACCCTCTTCACCCTGGCGTTGCAGTTTATCGCGCCCACATGGATCATGCCGCTGTTCAATAAATTCATCCCGCTGGAGGAGGGTGATCTGAAAAGGGCCATCATGGATTACGCCCGGTCGGTTCAGTTCCCCCTGACCCACCTGTTTGTCATGGACGGCTCCAAACGCTCCGGCAAGTCCAATGCGTTTTTCACCGGGTTTGGCAGGAACAAGCGGATCGCCCTGTTTGACACCCTGATCGAACAGCACACGGTCCCGGAACTGGTGGCGGTTCTGGCCCACGAAATCGGACATTACAAAAAGAGACACATCATTCAGCGGATGGTGATCAGCATCGTTCACACGGGGGTTGTTTTCTACCTGCTCTCCTTTTTTATATCGTACCAGGGGCTGTTTGACGCCTTTTACATGAGCCAGCCCTCCGTATATGCGGGACTGATCTTTTTTGGCATGTTGTTTTCTCCCATAGATTTTTTTCTGGGACTTGTGCTGCAAATGCTCTCCCGGAAAAACGAGTATGAGGCAGACCGTTTTGCCGTGGAAACCACCGGGGACGCCCGCCCTCTGGCAGAAGCCCTGAAAAAACTGGCGGCCAATAATCTGTCCAACCTGGTTCCCCACCCGTTTTACGCCTTTCTGCATTACTCCCACCCGCCGCTGAGGGAACGCATCGGGGCCATGCAGGCGTTTCACAGGAAGATTGCAGGGCAGTAA